Proteins encoded in a region of the Mycolicibacterium duvalii genome:
- a CDS encoding MCE family protein — MIDRLTRIQLSIFALVTVITVGATALFYLQVPAALGIGVYNVSANFEAGGGIYENANVTYRGVTVGRVESVALSDDSVVARMRLNNGTPVPANVTATVKSMSAIGEQYIDLVPPEDASEQMLADGADIGLDRTEIGQDISGLLDSADALVNSIGNTRLQDLLRESFAAFNGSGPELARMIESARLLVDEANANYQPVEQLIDQAGPLLAAQIRSGDDIRSLADGLARLTTEVANADPQLRTTLQTAPGTIEVANETFTGIRPSFPMLAANLANFGRIGVIYHKSIEQALVIFPALFAALLTVGGGVPTDEGGKLDFKIDLGDPPPCSVGFIPPTQIRSPADTTVRELPTDMYCKVPHNDPSVVRGARNYPCMEYPGKRAPTIQLCRDPKGYVPIGSNPWRGPPVPVGTPIEDGRNILPPNKFPMIPPQVDPDPGPPVVQLPPGVPPGPGPAPHAPYPLPVPPVEPGIPPPWPYFSPPDHVVPPYGRTPPAPAPAPAPAPAPAPAPGPLPAEAALASGTSVATYDENTGVFVDPQGGTGVFAPGLAKQAPAENWVDLMLSPEQV; from the coding sequence ATGATCGATCGTCTGACCCGCATCCAGCTGAGCATCTTCGCGCTGGTCACGGTCATCACCGTCGGTGCCACGGCGCTGTTCTATCTGCAGGTGCCGGCCGCGCTGGGGATCGGCGTCTACAACGTGTCGGCGAATTTCGAAGCGGGCGGCGGCATCTACGAGAACGCCAACGTCACCTACCGGGGCGTGACCGTCGGGCGGGTGGAGTCGGTCGCGCTGTCCGATGACAGCGTGGTGGCGCGGATGCGTCTGAACAACGGCACCCCGGTGCCGGCGAATGTGACCGCCACCGTCAAGAGCATGTCCGCGATCGGTGAGCAGTACATCGACCTCGTGCCGCCCGAGGATGCCTCGGAGCAGATGCTGGCCGACGGAGCCGACATCGGGCTGGACCGCACCGAGATCGGACAGGACATCTCGGGACTGCTCGACAGCGCCGACGCACTGGTCAACAGCATCGGCAACACCCGGTTGCAGGATCTGCTGCGCGAGTCGTTCGCGGCATTCAACGGGTCGGGCCCCGAGCTGGCGCGGATGATCGAGTCGGCCCGGCTGCTGGTCGACGAGGCCAACGCCAACTACCAGCCGGTCGAGCAGCTCATCGACCAGGCCGGTCCGTTGCTGGCCGCTCAGATCCGCAGCGGCGACGACATCCGGTCGCTGGCCGACGGGTTGGCGCGGCTGACCACCGAGGTCGCCAACGCCGATCCGCAGCTGCGCACCACCCTGCAGACCGCACCCGGCACGATCGAGGTGGCCAACGAGACCTTCACCGGGATCCGGCCGTCGTTCCCGATGCTGGCGGCCAACCTGGCCAACTTCGGCCGCATCGGCGTGATCTACCACAAGTCGATCGAACAGGCGCTGGTGATCTTCCCCGCCCTGTTCGCCGCGCTGCTCACCGTCGGCGGTGGGGTGCCGACAGACGAGGGCGGCAAGCTCGACTTCAAGATCGATCTGGGGGATCCGCCGCCGTGCTCGGTCGGCTTCATCCCCCCGACCCAGATCCGGTCGCCGGCCGACACCACGGTGCGCGAACTGCCCACCGACATGTACTGCAAGGTGCCGCACAACGACCCCAGCGTGGTCCGCGGCGCGCGCAACTACCCCTGCATGGAGTACCCGGGCAAGCGCGCACCGACGATCCAGCTCTGCCGCGACCCGAAGGGGTACGTGCCCATCGGGTCGAACCCGTGGCGCGGGCCGCCGGTACCGGTCGGCACCCCGATCGAGGACGGCCGCAACATCCTGCCGCCGAACAAGTTCCCGATGATCCCGCCGCAGGTGGATCCCGATCCCGGGCCGCCGGTGGTGCAGTTGCCGCCGGGTGTGCCGCCCGGACCCGGACCGGCGCCGCACGCGCCCTACCCGCTGCCGGTGCCGCCCGTCGAGCCGGGCATCCCGCCGCCGTGGCCGTACTTCTCGCCGCCCGACCACGTGGTGCCGCCCTACGGCCGGACCCCACCGGCGCCGGCGCCGGCGCCAGCTCCGGCACCGGCACCAGCACCGGCGCCCGGACCGCTGCCCGCCGAGGCGGCGCTGGCCAGCGGGACCTCAGTGGCCACCTATGATGAGAACACCGGCGTGTTCGTCGATCCGCAGGGCGGTACCGGCGTCTTCGCCCCGGGCCTGGCCAAGCAAGCGCCGGCCGAGAATTGGGTAGATCTGATGTTGTCTCCGGAGCAGGTGTAG
- a CDS encoding enoyl-CoA hydratase — translation MATPEQVTYETLDEGRIARIWLNRPDAQNAQSRTLLVQLDEAFARAEADDEVRVVILAARGKNFSAGHDLGSEAALAERAPGPDQHPTFRSNGATRPAIAEKTYLQEWHYFFENTCRWRDLRKITIAQVQGNAISAALMLIWACDLIVAADDARFSDVVGVRMGMPGVEYYAHPWEFGPRKAKELLLTGDSIDADEAHRLGMVSKIFPREQLEDKTLEFARRIADRPTMAALLVKDSVNAASDAMGFTEALRHAFHIHELGHAHWAAYNENRYPVGLPPNVPDWRTLGAPKLARRDEP, via the coding sequence GTGGCAACTCCGGAGCAGGTGACCTACGAAACCCTCGACGAGGGACGGATCGCGCGGATCTGGCTGAACCGGCCCGATGCGCAGAACGCGCAGTCGCGGACTCTGCTGGTACAGCTCGACGAGGCCTTCGCCCGCGCCGAAGCCGACGACGAGGTGCGGGTGGTCATCCTGGCTGCGCGCGGCAAGAACTTCTCCGCCGGACACGACCTCGGGTCGGAGGCCGCGCTGGCCGAGCGCGCGCCGGGGCCGGACCAGCATCCGACGTTCCGCTCCAACGGTGCGACCCGGCCGGCGATCGCGGAGAAGACCTACCTGCAGGAGTGGCACTACTTCTTCGAGAACACCTGCCGGTGGCGCGACCTGCGCAAGATCACCATCGCCCAGGTTCAGGGCAACGCGATCTCCGCGGCGCTGATGTTGATCTGGGCCTGCGATCTGATCGTGGCTGCCGACGACGCGCGGTTCAGCGACGTGGTCGGCGTGCGGATGGGCATGCCCGGCGTCGAGTACTACGCGCACCCGTGGGAGTTCGGCCCGCGAAAGGCCAAGGAGCTGCTGCTCACCGGGGATTCCATCGACGCCGACGAGGCGCACCGCCTCGGCATGGTGTCCAAGATCTTCCCGCGCGAACAACTGGAGGACAAGACACTCGAGTTCGCCCGACGGATCGCCGACCGGCCCACGATGGCCGCGCTGTTGGTCAAGGATTCGGTCAATGCCGCCAGCGACGCGATGGGTTTCACCGAGGCCCTGCGTCACGCGTTCCACATCCATGAGCTCGGCCACGCGCACTGGGCGGCCTACAACGAGAACCGCTACCCGGTGGGCCTGCCCCCCAACGTGCCGGACTGGCGCACGCTCGGCGCGCCGAAGCTGGCCCGCCGCGACGAGCCGTGA
- a CDS encoding alpha,alpha-trehalose-phosphate synthase (UDP-forming), with product MTSAGGPEVRSGADFVVVANRLPIDMVRRPDGTVEWKRSPGGLVTALEPLLRRRRGAWIGWAGVPHDPDDPDAEEPIEDGDLYLVPVRLSADDVAQYYEGFSNATLWPLYHDVIVKPTYHRKWWDRYVEVNRRFAEATAATAAEGATVWVQDYQLQLVPKMLRMLRPDLTIGFFLHIPFPPVELFMQMPWRSEIIEGLLGADLVGFHLPGGAQNFLILARRLLGANTTRASVGVRSRFGEVQHGFRTVKVGAFPISIDSTDLDQQARSRAIRQRAKELRAELGKPRKILLGVDRLDYTKGIDVRLNAFAELLEEGRVDREDTVLVQLATPSRERVESYIVMREDIERQVGHINGEFGEVGHPVVHYLHRPIPREDLVAFFVAADVMLVTPLRDGMNLVAKEYVACRSDLGGALVLSEFTGAAAELRQAYLANPHDLDGVKNAIESALNQTPEEGRRRMRALRRQVLAHDVDRWARAFLDALAKQD from the coding sequence ATGACGTCGGCGGGCGGTCCCGAGGTCCGCTCCGGGGCCGACTTTGTCGTGGTGGCCAACCGGCTGCCGATCGACATGGTGCGTCGGCCCGACGGCACTGTCGAGTGGAAACGCAGCCCGGGCGGCCTGGTCACCGCCTTGGAGCCGCTGCTGCGCCGCCGTCGCGGTGCCTGGATCGGCTGGGCCGGCGTCCCGCACGATCCGGACGACCCCGACGCCGAAGAACCCATCGAGGACGGTGATCTGTACCTCGTCCCGGTGCGGTTGTCGGCCGACGACGTCGCGCAGTACTACGAGGGGTTCTCCAACGCGACGCTGTGGCCGCTGTATCACGACGTCATCGTCAAACCCACCTACCACCGGAAATGGTGGGACCGCTATGTCGAGGTGAACCGCCGCTTCGCCGAGGCCACCGCGGCCACGGCTGCCGAGGGCGCCACGGTGTGGGTGCAGGACTACCAGCTGCAGCTGGTGCCGAAGATGCTGCGGATGCTGCGACCGGACCTGACCATCGGCTTCTTCCTGCACATCCCCTTTCCCCCGGTCGAGCTGTTCATGCAGATGCCGTGGCGCAGCGAGATCATCGAAGGGCTGCTGGGCGCCGATCTGGTGGGCTTCCACCTGCCCGGTGGCGCACAGAACTTCCTGATCCTGGCCCGCCGGCTGCTGGGCGCCAACACGACGCGCGCGTCGGTCGGGGTGCGGTCGCGCTTCGGCGAGGTGCAGCACGGCTTCCGCACGGTCAAGGTCGGCGCCTTCCCGATCTCGATCGATTCCACCGATCTCGACCAGCAAGCCCGCAGCCGCGCCATCCGGCAGCGCGCCAAGGAGCTGCGCGCCGAGCTGGGTAAACCCCGCAAGATCCTGCTCGGAGTGGACCGGCTGGACTACACCAAGGGCATTGACGTGCGGCTGAATGCGTTCGCCGAGCTGCTCGAGGAGGGCCGCGTCGACCGCGAGGACACCGTGTTGGTGCAGCTGGCCACGCCCAGCCGGGAACGCGTCGAGAGCTACATCGTCATGCGCGAGGACATCGAGCGCCAGGTCGGGCACATCAACGGCGAGTTCGGCGAGGTCGGTCACCCGGTGGTGCATTACCTGCACCGCCCGATCCCGCGGGAGGATCTGGTGGCGTTCTTCGTCGCCGCCGACGTCATGCTGGTGACGCCGCTGCGCGACGGCATGAACCTGGTCGCCAAGGAGTATGTGGCGTGCCGCAGCGACCTCGGGGGTGCGCTGGTGCTCAGCGAGTTCACCGGCGCGGCCGCCGAGCTGCGCCAGGCCTACCTGGCCAACCCGCACGATCTCGACGGGGTCAAGAACGCGATCGAGTCGGCGCTGAACCAGACCCCCGAAGAGGGCCGGCGACGGATGCGCGCGCTGCGCCGGCAGGTGCTGGCCCACGACGTGGACCGCTGGGCCCGAGCCTTCCTCGACGCCCTGGCCAAACAGGACTGA
- a CDS encoding MCE family protein → MSARTLTRWSVRAVAIGSGAALLAGCQFGGLNSLNMPGTAGHGPGSFDVTVELPDVATLPQNSPVMVDDVTVGSVSGIDAVQRADGTFYAAVQLSIEGNVNLPENSEVQVAQTSLLGSQHIELAAPVGERPVGRLGDGSRIPIDRAGRYPTTEEVLSSLGVVVNKGNLGALQDITDEAYAAVAGRRDRFTDLIPRLAELTASLQEQTDDIIAAADGLNRFAGILARSRDSLGRTLDTLPGALEVLNNNRASIVETFTALRSFANVASRMLSQTKDDFAADLVSLYPVIKALSENRSELVKDLQLLPTFPFVSKNIKRAVRGDYLNVFTTFDLTLRRIGESVFTTSLGLDPNMKRMDEIINPPDFLIGSMANLSGQAADPFKIPPGPAGGEPPR, encoded by the coding sequence ATGAGCGCGCGCACACTCACGCGCTGGTCGGTGCGCGCCGTCGCCATCGGCAGCGGCGCGGCGCTGCTGGCCGGCTGCCAGTTCGGCGGTCTGAACTCGCTGAACATGCCCGGCACCGCCGGGCACGGGCCCGGATCGTTCGACGTCACCGTCGAGCTGCCCGACGTCGCCACCCTGCCGCAGAACTCACCGGTGATGGTCGACGACGTCACCGTGGGCAGCGTCTCGGGGATCGACGCGGTCCAACGTGCCGACGGCACGTTCTACGCGGCGGTGCAACTGTCGATCGAGGGCAACGTGAACCTGCCCGAGAACTCGGAGGTCCAGGTCGCGCAGACCTCGCTGCTGGGTTCCCAGCACATCGAGCTGGCCGCCCCCGTCGGCGAGCGGCCGGTGGGCCGGCTCGGTGACGGTTCGCGCATCCCGATCGACCGCGCCGGCCGCTACCCGACCACCGAAGAGGTGCTGTCCTCCCTGGGGGTGGTGGTCAACAAGGGCAACCTCGGCGCACTGCAGGACATCACCGACGAGGCGTACGCGGCCGTCGCCGGTCGCCGGGACCGCTTCACCGACCTGATCCCGCGGCTGGCCGAACTGACCGCGTCGCTGCAGGAGCAGACCGACGACATCATCGCCGCCGCCGACGGTCTGAACCGCTTCGCCGGGATCCTGGCCCGCAGCCGGGACAGCCTGGGCCGCACGCTCGACACGCTGCCGGGCGCGCTGGAGGTGCTCAACAACAACCGGGCCAGCATCGTCGAGACGTTCACCGCCCTGCGCAGTTTCGCCAACGTCGCGTCGCGGATGCTCTCGCAGACCAAGGACGACTTCGCCGCCGACCTGGTCAGCCTCTATCCGGTGATCAAGGCGCTCAGCGAGAACCGGTCGGAGCTGGTCAAGGACCTGCAGCTGTTGCCGACCTTCCCGTTCGTCAGCAAGAACATCAAACGCGCCGTCCGCGGTGACTACCTCAACGTGTTCACCACGTTCGACCTGACCCTGCGGCGGATCGGCGAATCGGTGTTCACCACGTCGCTGGGCCTCGACCCGAACATGAAACGCATGGACGAGATCATCAACCCGCCCGACTTCCTGATCGGGTCCATGGCCAACCTGTCCGGCCAGGCTGCCGACCCGTTCAAGATCCCGCCGGGACCGGCCGGAGGGGAGCCACCGCGATGA
- a CDS encoding MCE family protein, with translation MSITEKINTRSRAVRASLALLLVVVLAVGVFLVWPTRSGTKIVAYFTSAVGLYPGDDVRIVGVPVGKIDSIDPRASDVRITMTLDHGVQLPADAKALIVAPNLVSARFIQLTPAYTGGEAMADGATIGLDRTAVPVEWDEVKEQLTELAQELGPQAGDVQGPIASFVNQAADTFDGNGDSFRQALRELSQTAGRLGDSRTDIFGTIRNLQVLVDALSNSNEQIVQFSNHVASVSQVLADSTVGLDQTLGTLNQALGDVRGFLGEHNEALIGQVNRLTDFTNLLTEHSDDIEQILHVTPNGLANFYNIYNPAQGTVGGVLSLPNFANPVQFICGGTFDAAMSTDNYKRAEICRQRMGPVLKRITMNYPPVMFHPINSITAYKGQIIYDTPATEAKAKTPVPYLQWQNAPGVTPPEVPIDADLSTFFLPKTDAAAPVADSAHGQPGAAPGPGPLPAGEGPR, from the coding sequence ATGAGTATCACCGAGAAGATCAACACACGCAGCCGCGCGGTACGCGCCTCGCTGGCACTGCTGCTCGTCGTCGTGCTCGCCGTCGGGGTCTTCCTGGTCTGGCCCACGCGCAGCGGCACCAAGATCGTCGCGTACTTCACCAGCGCGGTCGGGCTGTATCCCGGCGACGACGTGCGCATCGTCGGCGTCCCGGTCGGCAAGATCGACTCCATCGACCCGCGCGCCTCCGATGTGCGGATCACGATGACACTCGACCACGGGGTGCAGCTGCCCGCCGATGCCAAGGCTCTCATCGTCGCGCCGAATCTGGTGTCGGCGAGGTTCATTCAGCTCACTCCCGCCTACACCGGCGGTGAGGCGATGGCCGACGGCGCCACCATCGGGCTCGACAGGACCGCGGTGCCGGTCGAGTGGGACGAGGTCAAAGAGCAGCTGACGGAACTGGCGCAGGAGCTCGGGCCGCAGGCGGGCGATGTGCAGGGCCCGATCGCCTCGTTCGTCAACCAGGCCGCCGACACGTTCGACGGCAACGGCGACTCGTTCCGGCAGGCGCTGCGCGAGCTGTCGCAGACCGCCGGGCGTCTCGGCGACTCACGCACCGACATCTTCGGCACGATCCGGAATCTGCAGGTGCTCGTCGATGCGCTGTCGAACAGCAACGAACAGATCGTGCAGTTCTCCAACCACGTGGCGTCGGTGTCGCAGGTGCTCGCCGACAGCACGGTCGGGCTCGACCAGACCCTCGGAACGCTCAACCAGGCCCTCGGGGACGTCCGCGGCTTCCTCGGTGAGCACAACGAGGCGCTCATCGGTCAGGTCAACCGGCTGACCGACTTCACCAACCTGCTCACCGAGCACAGCGACGACATCGAGCAGATCCTGCACGTGACCCCCAACGGCCTGGCGAACTTCTACAACATCTACAACCCGGCCCAGGGCACCGTCGGTGGCGTGCTGTCGCTGCCCAACTTCGCCAACCCGGTCCAGTTCATCTGTGGCGGCACGTTCGATGCGGCGATGTCGACCGACAACTACAAGCGCGCCGAGATCTGCCGGCAGCGGATGGGCCCGGTGCTCAAGCGCATCACGATGAACTACCCGCCGGTGATGTTCCACCCGATCAACAGCATCACCGCCTACAAGGGTCAGATCATCTACGACACCCCGGCGACCGAGGCGAAGGCGAAGACACCGGTGCCCTACCTGCAGTGGCAGAACGCGCCCGGGGTGACCCCGCCGGAGGTGCCGATCGACGCCGATCTGAGCACGTTCTTCCTGCCCAAGACCGACGCGGCTGCGCCCGTGGCCGACTCCGCGCACGGCCAGCCCGGCGCCGCGCCGGGACCGGGGCCGCTGCCAGCCGGGGAGGGACCGCGATGA
- a CDS encoding mammalian cell entry protein, with the protein MGKWTARLIGSVAVLLGTAVVALAAVGGSLYWDAVQRNGEQSARDEVTPLAREQIPRVFGFDYQTVETNFTEVYQFLTPEYRDEFIERTTNEIIPQARERQLVSQANVVGAGVLDAERTAASVMVYMNRTVTEKAGKPVYDGSRLRVDYQKIDGKWLIDHITPI; encoded by the coding sequence ATGGGTAAGTGGACAGCCAGGCTGATCGGATCGGTCGCGGTGCTGCTGGGCACGGCCGTGGTCGCGCTCGCCGCGGTGGGCGGCTCACTGTACTGGGACGCGGTGCAGCGCAACGGTGAGCAGTCCGCCCGCGACGAGGTCACCCCGCTTGCGCGTGAACAGATCCCGCGGGTCTTCGGCTTCGACTACCAGACGGTGGAGACCAACTTCACCGAGGTGTACCAGTTCCTGACGCCCGAGTACCGCGACGAGTTCATCGAACGCACCACCAATGAGATCATCCCGCAGGCGCGCGAACGCCAGCTGGTCAGCCAGGCCAACGTGGTCGGGGCAGGGGTGCTGGACGCCGAGCGCACCGCCGCCTCGGTGATGGTGTACATGAACCGCACGGTCACGGAGAAGGCCGGCAAACCCGTCTACGACGGCAGCCGGCTACGGGTCGACTACCAGAAGATCGACGGGAAGTGGCTGATCGACCACATCACGCCGATCTGA
- a CDS encoding MCE family protein, giving the protein MSDRRNLISVSVFTVVMLLVAAMLIVVFGEFRFASSNSFRATFSEASRLKSGQDVRIAGVPVGSVKDVTLNPDNTVDVSFDIDERYQLYTSTRAAVRYENLVGDRYLEITSGPGELRKLPPGGMIPKENTAPALDLDALLGGLRPVVKGLDGSKVNELSGAVIELLQGQGGALSSMLASTSAFSQNLAARDQLIGEVIDNLNIVLATVDEKGAEFDASVDRLQQLITGLSEGRDPIAGAIGPLATAENDLTEMLKSSRRPLQGVIEQLRPLATELDDRKAEVNEVIEPLAENYLRLNALGAYGSFFNIFYCSTRLKINGPAGSDILVPFGGPPDPSKGRCSEDG; this is encoded by the coding sequence ATGTCTGACCGGCGCAACCTGATCAGTGTCTCGGTGTTCACCGTGGTGATGTTGTTGGTCGCGGCGATGCTGATCGTCGTGTTCGGCGAGTTCCGGTTCGCCTCGAGCAACTCCTTCCGCGCCACTTTCTCCGAGGCCTCGCGGCTGAAGTCCGGTCAGGACGTGCGCATCGCCGGGGTTCCAGTCGGCTCGGTCAAAGACGTCACGCTCAACCCGGACAACACCGTCGACGTCAGCTTCGACATCGACGAGCGCTATCAGCTCTACACCTCGACCCGCGCGGCGGTCCGGTACGAGAATCTCGTCGGCGACCGCTACCTTGAGATCACCTCGGGCCCGGGAGAATTACGTAAGCTGCCGCCCGGGGGGATGATCCCGAAGGAGAACACCGCGCCGGCACTCGATCTGGACGCGCTGTTGGGCGGGCTGCGCCCGGTGGTCAAGGGCCTCGACGGGTCGAAGGTCAACGAACTGTCCGGGGCGGTCATCGAATTGCTGCAGGGCCAGGGGGGCGCGCTGTCGAGCATGCTGGCCAGCACCAGTGCGTTCAGCCAGAACCTGGCCGCCCGCGACCAGCTGATCGGCGAGGTGATCGACAACCTCAACATCGTGCTGGCCACCGTCGACGAGAAGGGCGCCGAGTTCGACGCCAGCGTCGATCGGCTGCAGCAGCTGATCACGGGCCTCAGCGAGGGTCGCGACCCGATCGCCGGCGCGATCGGCCCTCTGGCCACCGCGGAGAACGACCTGACCGAGATGCTGAAGAGCTCGCGCCGACCGCTGCAGGGCGTCATCGAGCAGCTGCGACCGCTGGCCACCGAGCTCGACGACCGCAAGGCCGAGGTCAACGAGGTCATCGAACCGCTCGCGGAGAATTACCTGCGGCTCAACGCTTTGGGGGCCTACGGTTCGTTCTTCAACATCTTCTACTGTTCGACCCGGCTGAAGATCAACGGCCCCGCGGGCAGCGACATCCTGGTTCCGTTCGGCGGTCCGCCGGACCCGTCGAAGGGGAGGTGCTCGGAGGATGGCTAA
- a CDS encoding mammalian cell entry protein — MSSQPSATGLATKPPGRQRRKASRAAGPAAGAAATVNVPVGTVAARPVSRPGPPPRRTPNRRAVLLASLAAAVILLAVLSWGVFAMLVQQRADEAVAQREQRFVDTASQVVVNMFSYNQDNIDQSVDRFVDSTSGPLRDMLSQNNNVDNLKAIFRSTMANSEAVINGAALESVDEIANNAEVLVSVRVTVTDLDGTNAPSQPYRLRITVHEDDNGHMTGYDVKYPDGGN, encoded by the coding sequence GTGAGCAGTCAACCGTCGGCCACAGGCCTGGCGACCAAACCCCCAGGGCGGCAGCGCCGTAAGGCGTCCCGCGCGGCGGGCCCGGCCGCGGGCGCGGCGGCGACGGTCAACGTCCCGGTCGGCACCGTGGCTGCCCGGCCGGTCAGCCGGCCCGGGCCGCCGCCGCGCCGGACGCCCAACCGGCGGGCCGTGCTGCTCGCATCGCTGGCCGCGGCGGTCATCCTGCTGGCCGTCCTGTCGTGGGGGGTGTTCGCGATGCTGGTCCAGCAGCGCGCCGACGAAGCCGTCGCGCAGCGGGAGCAGCGGTTCGTCGACACCGCATCACAGGTCGTGGTGAACATGTTCAGCTACAACCAGGACAACATCGACCAGAGCGTGGACAGGTTCGTCGACAGCACCAGCGGCCCGCTGCGGGACATGCTCAGTCAGAACAACAACGTCGACAACCTCAAGGCGATCTTCCGCAGCACCATGGCCAACTCCGAAGCGGTCATCAACGGTGCCGCGCTGGAGAGCGTCGACGAGATCGCGAACAACGCAGAGGTCCTGGTGTCGGTCCGGGTGACGGTGACCGACCTCGACGGCACCAACGCGCCATCGCAGCCCTACCGGCTGCGCATCACGGTGCACGAGGACGACAACGGCCACATGACCGGTTACGACGTCAAGTACCCCGACGGCGGCAACTGA
- a CDS encoding SDR family oxidoreductase — protein sequence MQISLSDRTILVTGGGSGIGKAVAEAVVAAGGNAMLMGRTADKLAAAADEITSAAGDSGGAVRFEAGDITDEDDVIRAVAAATAWTGRLYGVVNCAGGSDTIGPIPQLDSAAWRNLLDLNVNGTFYVLKHSAREMVRGGGGSFVGISSIAASNTHRWFGAYGVSKAAVDHLMKLAADELGPSWVRVNCLRPGLIRTDLVAAIFMSPEVSGDYAEATPLPRPGEAQDVADAAVFLLSDASSYITGQVINVDGGMMLRRGPDFSSMLEPVFGADGLRGVVPE from the coding sequence GTGCAGATCTCGTTGTCGGACAGGACGATTCTGGTCACCGGCGGTGGCAGCGGCATCGGCAAGGCCGTCGCGGAGGCGGTCGTCGCCGCCGGCGGCAACGCGATGCTGATGGGCCGCACGGCCGACAAGCTGGCTGCCGCGGCCGACGAGATCACCTCCGCGGCCGGTGACAGTGGTGGCGCGGTGCGGTTCGAGGCCGGGGACATCACCGACGAGGACGACGTGATCCGGGCGGTCGCGGCGGCGACGGCGTGGACCGGGCGGCTCTACGGTGTGGTGAACTGCGCCGGCGGCAGCGACACCATCGGCCCCATCCCGCAGCTCGATTCGGCGGCCTGGCGGAACCTGTTGGACCTCAACGTCAACGGAACCTTTTATGTGCTCAAGCACTCGGCGCGGGAGATGGTCCGCGGTGGCGGCGGTTCGTTCGTCGGCATCTCGTCGATCGCGGCGAGCAACACCCACCGGTGGTTCGGTGCGTACGGGGTGTCCAAGGCTGCGGTAGATCACCTGATGAAGCTGGCCGCCGACGAACTCGGCCCGTCGTGGGTGCGGGTGAACTGTCTGCGGCCCGGCCTGATCCGCACCGATCTGGTGGCGGCGATCTTCATGTCCCCGGAGGTCAGCGGGGATTACGCCGAGGCCACCCCGCTGCCCCGTCCCGGTGAGGCGCAGGACGTCGCCGACGCGGCGGTGTTCCTGCTGTCCGACGCGTCGAGCTACATCACCGGTCAGGTGATCAACGTCGACGGCGGCATGATGCTGCGCCGCGGACCCGACTTCTCGTCGATGCTGGAGCCGGTGTTCGGCGCCGACGGTCTGCGCGGCGTCGTTCCGGAGTGA
- a CDS encoding virulence factor Mce family protein — translation MAKADDSNPLRTGIFGIVLVACLVIVAFGYTSLPFFPQGKTYEAYFSDAGGITPGNDVNVSGIPVGTVKDVALAGDAAKVTFTVKRDITVGDQSLVAIKTDTVLGEKSLSVTPKGGGSSTVIPLGRTTTPYTLNTALQDLGGNTAALDKPQLEQALQTLTASLRDATPQLRGALDGIADLSRTLNKRDEALAQLLGHAKRVSDTLAARSGQVNQLITDGNLLFAALDERRQALSNLIAGIDDVSEQLSGFVADNRREFGPALEKLNLVMDNLLERREHIGEALRRLPPYATALGEVVGSAPGFQINLYGLPPAPIAEVLLDFYFQPGKLPDSLSDMLRGYISERLIIRPKSP, via the coding sequence ATGGCTAAGGCCGACGACTCGAATCCGTTGCGCACCGGCATCTTCGGCATCGTGCTGGTGGCGTGTCTGGTGATCGTGGCCTTCGGCTACACCAGCCTGCCGTTCTTCCCGCAGGGCAAGACGTACGAGGCCTACTTTTCCGACGCCGGCGGCATCACCCCCGGCAATGACGTCAACGTCTCGGGCATCCCCGTGGGCACTGTCAAAGACGTGGCGCTGGCCGGCGACGCCGCCAAGGTCACCTTCACCGTCAAGCGCGACATCACCGTCGGTGACCAATCGCTGGTCGCGATCAAGACCGACACCGTGCTGGGGGAGAAGTCGCTGTCGGTGACACCCAAGGGTGGCGGTTCGTCGACGGTGATCCCGTTGGGCCGCACCACCACTCCGTACACGCTCAACACCGCACTGCAGGATCTGGGCGGCAACACCGCCGCGCTGGACAAGCCCCAACTCGAGCAGGCGTTGCAGACGCTGACCGCTTCGCTGCGCGACGCGACACCGCAGCTGCGCGGCGCGCTCGACGGTATCGCCGACCTGTCGCGCACCCTCAACAAGCGTGACGAGGCACTCGCGCAACTGCTCGGCCACGCCAAGCGGGTCTCGGACACGCTGGCGGCCCGATCCGGTCAGGTGAACCAGTTGATCACCGACGGAAACCTGCTCTTCGCCGCGCTCGACGAGCGGCGCCAGGCGCTGTCGAACCTCATCGCCGGCATCGACGATGTCTCCGAACAGCTTTCCGGGTTCGTCGCAGACAACCGTCGCGAGTTCGGGCCCGCGCTGGAGAAGCTGAACCTGGTGATGGACAACCTGCTCGAACGCCGCGAGCACATCGGTGAGGCGCTGCGTCGGCTGCCGCCGTATGCCACCGCGCTCGGCGAGGTCGTCGGCTCGGCGCCGGGCTTCCAGATCAACCTGTACGGTCTGCCGCCGGCACCCATCGCCGAGGTGCTGCTGGACTTCTACTTCCAGCCCGGCAAGTTGCCGGACAGCCTTTCCGACATGCTGCGCGGATACATCTCCGAGCGGCTCATCATCAGGCCGAAGTCGCCATGA